In Synechococcus sp. PCC 6312, one genomic interval encodes:
- a CDS encoding PIN domain-containing protein codes for MPTTPLLRVVMDTNVVFEGLTKQGNAAGFVIDAWLAGLMQVHVSNALAY; via the coding sequence ATGCCTACGACACCCTTACTTCGTGTTGTCATGGACACCAACGTTGTGTTTGAGGGCTTAACAAAACAGGGGAATGCCGCTGGCTTCGTCATTGATGCTTGGTTAGCTGGTTTAATGCAGGTTCATGTCTCCAATGCACTTGCCTATTAG
- a CDS encoding TIGR02391 family protein gives MTRYNLTDNQKNLLKELVTLIQLGSVDEEFQIFWSGNDAIGYSAMLVSPNKPSEMLPLATKSGIAALESCGFLSCQGSSSRPTCALTGEAYIAVETDFNSPDTSFIEYLTPLTGIDGFDEELKTRCIPLLATGGSDSTLWDSVVRTAGVILEARLRDVGSISDPNQTGQGLVNAIFNKSGTLASKLTVDSERQGYRDLYAGIVGSFRNPSAHRLIDPTPEDGGAFLVFVNLLLKKLEALR, from the coding sequence ATGACTAGATACAACTTGACCGATAACCAGAAAAACTTGCTCAAAGAGCTTGTCACACTTATTCAATTAGGTTCAGTAGATGAGGAGTTCCAGATTTTTTGGTCTGGCAATGACGCAATTGGATATTCTGCTATGTTAGTTAGTCCTAATAAACCTAGTGAAATGCTTCCCTTAGCGACCAAAAGCGGAATAGCTGCATTAGAAAGCTGTGGTTTTCTTTCCTGTCAGGGAAGTTCGTCACGCCCAACGTGCGCTTTAACAGGGGAAGCTTACATAGCAGTTGAAACAGACTTTAATTCTCCGGACACTTCATTCATTGAATATTTAACACCTCTAACCGGCATAGATGGGTTTGATGAGGAATTAAAAACGCGGTGCATACCACTTTTGGCAACAGGAGGTTCAGACTCTACATTATGGGATTCCGTTGTGAGAACGGCGGGGGTCATCTTGGAAGCTCGGTTAAGAGATGTTGGTTCTATATCTGATCCTAACCAAACAGGACAGGGACTAGTTAATGCAATATTCAACAAAAGTGGAACATTGGCATCAAAACTTACAGTTGATTCTGAAAGACAAGGATATCGAGATTTGTATGCTGGTATTGTTGGATCTTTTCGCAACCCGTCTGCTCATAGGTTAATTGATCCAACACCAGAAGATGGGGGAGCTTTCTTAGTTTTCGTTAATCTGCTTCTTAAAAAGCTTGAAGCTTTGAGATAG
- a CDS encoding TetR/AcrR family transcriptional regulator — MTTESSAARQQILETASELFYQKGIQYVGINEVIAASGVAKRTLYRWFSSKDQLIEEVMKYRAAQWLRWFEDAVADQGNTPKDRLLATFDVLQGWYAEPDFRGCPFINAVLEIADASHPAHQISINLRQAIRAYIMQLASEAGIRDPASFSQQYLLLIGGASLMATIEGNPGGAQYAKNALSVLIDAS, encoded by the coding sequence ATGACTACTGAATCAAGTGCTGCACGCCAACAAATTTTAGAAACCGCTTCTGAACTGTTTTATCAGAAGGGAATTCAATATGTAGGAATCAATGAAGTCATTGCGGCATCTGGTGTAGCAAAGCGAACACTCTATCGTTGGTTCTCTTCAAAAGACCAACTGATTGAGGAAGTGATGAAATATCGGGCTGCTCAATGGTTGCGTTGGTTTGAAGATGCAGTCGCAGACCAAGGAAACACGCCTAAAGATCGGTTACTGGCAACTTTTGATGTTCTTCAAGGCTGGTATGCTGAGCCGGACTTTCGAGGATGCCCATTTATCAATGCGGTCTTAGAAATTGCTGATGCGTCTCATCCAGCTCATCAAATCTCAATTAATTTAAGACAAGCGATCCGTGCTTACATCATGCAGTTAGCATCTGAAGCAGGGATACGTGACCCTGCATCGTTTTCACAGCAGTATTTGCTTTTAATTGGAGGAGCTAGTTTAATGGCAACGATTGAGGGAAACCCAGGTGGAGCGCAATATGCCAAAAATGCTTTGTCTGTACTGATTGATGCTAGTTAA
- a CDS encoding carboxymuconolactone decarboxylase family protein, which translates to MEFTIHTIETAPEASKEALIHAKETFGLIPNLEGILAEAPAVLKGGMALWDLFETTSFTVIEQQVIYLTANYEHECRYCMAAHSGLAKMIGMAPEDIEALRQGQPLADQKLQALRLFTQRMIEARGWVNDREIGEFLAAGYAKQQVLEVILGIAVKIIHNYTNHIAKTPLDKAFQPYVWSKSAIAG; encoded by the coding sequence ATGGAATTTACGATTCACACGATTGAAACTGCGCCAGAAGCTTCAAAGGAAGCTCTTATTCATGCTAAAGAGACATTTGGTTTGATCCCAAATTTAGAGGGGATTTTGGCAGAAGCTCCCGCTGTCTTAAAAGGTGGAATGGCATTGTGGGACTTATTTGAAACAACCAGCTTTACAGTGATCGAGCAACAAGTCATTTATCTGACTGCCAATTACGAACATGAATGCCGCTACTGCATGGCAGCCCATTCCGGTTTAGCAAAAATGATTGGGATGGCTCCTGAAGACATTGAAGCTCTTCGCCAGGGTCAACCTCTAGCAGATCAGAAACTACAGGCGTTACGGCTGTTTACTCAGAGGATGATTGAGGCACGAGGTTGGGTGAACGATCGAGAAATTGGAGAGTTTCTAGCCGCAGGTTATGCCAAGCAGCAGGTTTTGGAAGTCATTTTGGGTATTGCTGTCAAAATCATCCACAACTACACTAACCACATCGCTAAAACCCCTTTAGATAAGGCATTCCAACCTTATGTTTGGTCAAAATCTGCGATAGCTGGGTAA
- a CDS encoding glutaredoxin: MNLSLTTAPVKVYRMSMPGHECPWGVKAVALLNDKNIPFEDIHLTTKAEVEDFKALHQVKTTPQIFWGETRIGGYTDLAAYLEVQAEAAEYSYTPVIALFSTAGLMTLATSLGFTGFMGIALSMLASLKLMDLDAFAESFAKYDLVMQRCKPYGKIYPFLELFIGLGILSGLTPIVTGVGALVVGVSGGISVFKAVFIDKLALNCACMGGNSKAPLGVVSFAENAIMALMGVMLLFSPGQPESVNVPSQSQGLGAEMALIQGYSR, translated from the coding sequence ATGAACTTAAGTCTGACAACCGCCCCGGTGAAAGTCTATCGGATGTCAATGCCAGGCCATGAGTGTCCATGGGGAGTAAAAGCCGTTGCCTTGTTGAACGATAAAAATATTCCCTTTGAGGATATTCACCTGACCACAAAAGCCGAGGTTGAGGACTTCAAGGCCCTGCACCAAGTGAAAACCACACCGCAAATTTTCTGGGGTGAGACTCGGATTGGCGGCTATACCGATTTGGCTGCGTACTTAGAAGTCCAGGCCGAGGCAGCAGAATATTCCTACACCCCCGTGATTGCCCTATTTTCAACAGCGGGTTTGATGACCTTGGCTACCTCATTAGGGTTTACCGGGTTTATGGGGATTGCCCTGTCAATGCTCGCCTCGCTGAAACTGATGGATTTAGATGCGTTTGCTGAGAGTTTTGCCAAATATGATTTAGTGATGCAACGCTGTAAGCCCTATGGCAAAATCTACCCATTTTTGGAGTTGTTTATTGGCCTGGGGATTTTATCTGGCCTGACTCCAATCGTGACTGGCGTGGGTGCATTAGTGGTTGGAGTTAGTGGCGGAATTTCTGTTTTTAAAGCAGTTTTTATTGATAAGTTAGCCTTGAATTGTGCTTGTATGGGTGGTAATTCTAAAGCACCGTTGGGGGTTGTTAGTTTTGCTGAAAACGCGATTATGGCTTTGATGGGAGTTATGTTGCTATTTTCTCCAGGCCAGCCTGAATCGGTTAATGTCCCTAGTCAAAGTCAAGGACTGGGGGCAGAAATGGCTCTAATTCAAGGGTATTCCCGTTAG
- a CDS encoding ABC transporter ATP-binding protein/permease encodes MVQPTHKFSAQAWHQFLAIAQPYFFPREMKRSGAIFLVLLLLIMAFMFGILFVLVSGITLALNALFPEVFGQVAGGFVKLIQGILGGPGLGVILATLIIPAAVFIFLRRQTLPRSQAWILLGLLLMLSLSVSGLNVIISYVGRFFQTALAEKDQPTFWRFLFVYAGVFVVGTPIVVIYRYVREYLGLRWRDWLTRSFLERYFQNRAYYKIESQADIDNPDQRIAEDIRSFTQTSLGFLLIILGNVIDLIAFSGILWSISQTLTATLIVYAIVGTIITVLLGQRLIRLNFTQLRREADFRYGLVHVRDNAESIAFYRGEQQESLQVRQRFVEVLRNFNLLIGWQRNLGFFTTGYNYLTVIVPSLIVAPMYFRGEIDFGAISQAGFAFSQVLSALSIIIDQFTSLSAFIAGIERLAGFTEVLEPIPPSAEHPEITVTEANELILKDVTVQTPNYERTLVKDLSFALQPGEGLVIMGPSGVGKSSLLRAIAGLWNSGSGEIVRPAPGDVLFLPQRPYMLLGSLRTQLLYPAANPQTTDQNIFEALAEVNLEHLPDRVGGLDVDLDWADVLSLGEQQRLAIARLLLNNSPYAILDEATSALDLANEKRVYERIQAMATSYISVGHRDSLRQYHNYVLELDSDQAWRLKSTL; translated from the coding sequence ATGGTTCAACCGACTCATAAGTTTAGTGCCCAGGCCTGGCATCAATTTTTAGCCATTGCCCAACCCTATTTTTTCCCAAGAGAGATGAAGCGGAGTGGGGCAATTTTCTTGGTGCTATTGCTGCTGATCATGGCCTTTATGTTCGGGATACTCTTTGTCCTGGTGAGTGGGATAACCCTGGCCTTAAATGCCCTATTTCCAGAGGTTTTTGGTCAGGTTGCTGGCGGGTTTGTCAAACTCATTCAGGGGATTTTAGGGGGCCCTGGCCTGGGGGTTATTCTGGCTACCTTGATTATTCCAGCCGCAGTTTTTATCTTTTTACGCCGCCAAACCCTGCCCCGCAGCCAGGCCTGGATATTACTGGGCTTATTGTTGATGCTTTCCCTGTCCGTCAGCGGCTTAAACGTGATTATTAGCTATGTGGGGCGATTTTTCCAAACAGCTTTGGCAGAAAAGGATCAACCCACTTTTTGGCGATTTTTGTTTGTCTATGCCGGGGTGTTTGTTGTCGGTACGCCCATTGTGGTGATTTATCGCTATGTGCGGGAATATCTGGGTCTGCGCTGGCGGGATTGGTTGACTCGCAGCTTTTTGGAGCGTTACTTTCAAAACCGGGCTTATTACAAAATTGAATCCCAGGCCGACATTGATAACCCCGACCAACGGATTGCCGAAGATATTCGCTCCTTTACCCAAACCTCCCTCGGCTTCTTGCTGATTATTTTGGGCAATGTCATTGATTTGATTGCTTTTTCTGGGATTCTCTGGTCAATTTCCCAAACCCTAACGGCCACCCTAATTGTTTATGCCATTGTCGGGACAATTATTACGGTGTTATTGGGGCAACGCTTAATCCGACTGAACTTTACCCAATTGCGGCGAGAAGCCGATTTTCGCTATGGCCTGGTTCATGTGCGGGATAATGCAGAATCCATTGCCTTTTATCGGGGGGAACAGCAGGAGTCACTCCAAGTCCGGCAACGCTTTGTAGAAGTTTTGCGTAATTTTAACCTACTGATTGGTTGGCAGCGAAATTTAGGATTCTTCACCACAGGCTATAACTACCTAACCGTCATTGTCCCCTCTTTAATTGTTGCGCCGATGTATTTCCGGGGAGAGATTGATTTTGGGGCGATTTCCCAGGCCGGATTTGCCTTTAGCCAAGTCTTAAGTGCCCTCTCGATTATCATTGACCAGTTCACTAGCTTAAGTGCCTTCATTGCTGGCATTGAACGTTTAGCTGGCTTTACAGAAGTTCTCGAACCCATTCCACCCTCTGCTGAACATCCGGAAATTACGGTCACTGAAGCTAATGAATTGATCCTTAAGGATGTGACGGTACAAACGCCCAACTACGAACGCACTTTGGTGAAAGACCTATCTTTTGCTTTACAACCAGGCGAGGGCTTGGTGATTATGGGGCCGAGTGGGGTGGGGAAAAGCTCTCTTTTACGAGCAATTGCTGGCCTGTGGAATTCTGGCTCTGGGGAAATTGTCCGGCCGGCTCCGGGAGATGTTTTGTTTCTGCCCCAACGGCCCTATATGCTCCTTGGCTCCCTGCGAACTCAGTTACTTTATCCGGCGGCTAATCCCCAAACTACAGACCAAAACATTTTTGAAGCCTTAGCGGAAGTCAACCTGGAACATTTACCAGATCGGGTTGGGGGCCTGGATGTGGATTTGGATTGGGCAGATGTCTTATCGTTGGGAGAACAACAACGGTTGGCTATTGCTCGTTTGCTCCTGAATAATAGCCCCTATGCAATTTTGGATGAAGCCACGAGTGCCTTAGATCTAGCCAATGAAAAGCGGGTGTATGAACGCATCCAGGCCATGGCTACCAGTTACATCAGCGTCGGGCATCGGGACAGCTTACGGCAATATCACAATTACGTTTTAGAGTTAGATAGTGACCAGGCCTGGCGATTGAAATCAACTCTTTAG
- the rbfA gene encoding 30S ribosome-binding factor RbfA, with translation MAPPRRVERVAELIRREVSQLLVHNIKDERVGNGMVSVTDVIVSGDLQHAKIFVSIYGTDEVRTATMAGLKAATGYVRSEIGQRVRLRRTPEIVFVEDRSLERGTKVLSLLNDLERNRPPESLESAESEVPLQ, from the coding sequence ATGGCCCCCCCCAGACGTGTTGAACGGGTCGCAGAACTGATCCGTCGCGAAGTCAGTCAGCTTTTAGTCCACAACATCAAAGACGAGCGAGTTGGCAATGGCATGGTCAGCGTTACGGATGTGATTGTCTCCGGGGATCTACAGCACGCCAAAATTTTTGTCAGTATCTATGGAACCGATGAAGTCCGCACCGCAACAATGGCAGGCCTGAAGGCAGCAACGGGCTATGTTCGCAGTGAAATTGGGCAACGGGTTCGGTTACGGCGGACACCAGAGATTGTTTTTGTGGAAGATCGCTCCCTCGAACGGGGAACCAAGGTGCTATCTCTCTTAAATGACCTTGAGCGCAATCGCCCCCCAGAATCCTTAGAATCGGCGGAATCAGAAGTTCCTCTTCAATGA
- a CDS encoding DUF29 domain-containing protein: MTITTPTLYDVDYADWIAETVARLKAKDFTGLDLENLIEEMESLGRSERHALSSQWIRVVKHLFKLEAQPQTTDYHNSLVSSVVEGVRQIKRLLRDSPSLKGYIRANPADWYPDARSEASIETRLPQAQFPESCPYDVLDLIAGNYPESLRYVFVIE, from the coding sequence ATGACTATAACGACTCCTACCCTCTATGACGTAGATTATGCTGATTGGATTGCCGAGACGGTAGCTCGATTAAAAGCAAAAGACTTTACAGGCCTGGACTTAGAAAACTTAATTGAGGAGATGGAAAGCTTGGGACGCTCAGAACGTCATGCCCTCAGCAGCCAATGGATCCGGGTCGTTAAGCATTTATTCAAGCTAGAAGCCCAGCCCCAGACCACGGACTATCACAATAGTTTGGTCTCTAGTGTGGTGGAGGGTGTTAGGCAAATCAAACGTCTTCTTAGAGATTCCCCCAGCTTAAAAGGGTACATACGTGCAAACCCGGCCGATTGGTATCCAGATGCCCGATCAGAAGCCTCCATTGAAACCAGACTGCCCCAGGCCCAATTTCCCGAATCCTGTCCTTATGATGTGTTGGACTTGATTGCCGGAAACTATCCTGAATCGTTGCGCTATGTCTTTGTGATTGAGTAA
- a CDS encoding NAD-dependent epimerase/dehydratase family protein, whose amino-acid sequence MRVLVIGGDGYCGWATALHLSNRGHDVAILDSLVRRHWDAELCVETLTPIAPIQYRLQRWRDLTGKTIDLFIGDICNYEFLKSSMLTFQPDAVVHFGEQRSAPFSMIDREHAVLTQSNNVIGNLNLLYVIHDHFPDCHLVKLGTMGEYGTPNIDIEEGYITIEHNGRKDTLPYPKQPGSFYHLSKVHDSHNIQFACRIWGLRATDLNQGIVYGVLTEETGMDELLINRLDYDGVFGTALNRFCIQAAVGHPLTVYGKGGQTRGLLDIRDTVRCIELALLTPAAAGEFRVFNQFTELFSVADLADKVKEAGQALGIKVEVTNLENPRVEKEEHYFNAKNTKLLDLGLQPHYLSDSLLDSLLNFAIKYKQRVDNNHILPKVKWRA is encoded by the coding sequence ATGAGAGTTCTGGTCATTGGCGGCGACGGATATTGCGGTTGGGCAACAGCATTACATTTATCCAATCGGGGACATGACGTTGCAATTTTAGATAGCTTAGTCCGGCGACATTGGGATGCAGAGCTATGTGTTGAAACCCTCACGCCGATTGCCCCCATTCAGTATCGGTTACAGCGGTGGCGGGACTTAACGGGTAAAACCATTGACTTGTTCATTGGGGATATTTGCAACTACGAATTTCTCAAGTCCTCAATGCTTACCTTTCAACCGGATGCAGTCGTGCATTTTGGTGAACAACGCTCGGCTCCTTTCTCGATGATTGACCGGGAACACGCTGTCCTGACTCAATCCAATAATGTCATCGGCAATCTGAACCTGCTGTATGTGATCCATGACCATTTCCCTGACTGTCACTTAGTCAAGTTGGGCACAATGGGTGAATACGGCACTCCCAATATTGACATCGAAGAAGGCTACATCACCATTGAACATAACGGCCGCAAAGATACTCTGCCCTATCCGAAACAGCCCGGTAGTTTCTATCACCTGAGTAAAGTCCACGATAGCCATAACATCCAATTTGCCTGTCGGATTTGGGGCCTGCGGGCGACTGACCTGAACCAAGGGATTGTCTATGGGGTGCTGACGGAAGAAACGGGTATGGATGAGTTGTTGATCAACCGTTTGGACTATGACGGGGTCTTTGGCACAGCATTGAATCGGTTCTGTATTCAGGCCGCGGTGGGGCATCCGTTAACGGTCTATGGCAAGGGCGGCCAAACCCGTGGTTTACTGGATATTCGGGATACGGTTCGCTGTATTGAGTTAGCCCTGTTAACCCCTGCGGCGGCTGGAGAATTCCGGGTCTTTAACCAATTTACAGAGCTATTCAGTGTTGCCGATTTGGCTGACAAGGTCAAGGAAGCGGGCCAGGCCTTGGGGATCAAAGTTGAAGTGACCAACCTCGAAAACCCACGAGTCGAAAAAGAAGAGCATTACTTCAATGCCAAAAACACCAAACTTTTGGATTTGGGCCTGCAACCCCATTACCTCTCCGACTCCCTCCTAGATTCCCTCCTAAACTTTGCTATCAAGTACAAACAGCGGGTGGATAACAATCACATCTTGCCCAAGGTCAAATGGCGGGCTTAA
- a CDS encoding 5-(carboxyamino)imidazole ribonucleotide synthase — MSNPNSTFPDCQVYKRVGVIGGGQLAWMLGLAARDLGIELIVQTPSATDSAVSVARDVIYAPIDDLAATQALSQRVDVITFENEFVDLVGLEKLADAGVCFRPSLSSLAPLLDKLEQRQFLESLGLAIPKFVGADHVATLTEVSKTFAFPVVVKARRHGYDGQGTFVIKDVGAWDSFWQDRPDFNSFLIEAFVPFRCELGLMAARSVSGEVAFHPLVETQQEDQVCRRVIAPGPVSSEITSQAQAMAQTLLEALDFVGILGIEFFLTADNQLLINEIAPRTHNSGHYTIEACHTSQFAQHLLAITGRGLGNPDLQSPAGVMINLLGFETATSDYGEKRQTLSQIPQATVHWYGKTQAYPGRKLGHVTVLLHNQEPETITKTLSQIESIWYS; from the coding sequence ATGAGTAATCCAAACTCAACATTCCCAGATTGCCAAGTTTACAAACGAGTCGGGGTCATTGGTGGTGGACAACTAGCTTGGATGCTGGGCCTGGCGGCGCGGGATTTGGGAATTGAGTTAATTGTCCAAACGCCGAGTGCTACTGATTCTGCGGTATCTGTGGCAAGGGATGTTATTTATGCTCCGATTGACGATCTTGCTGCAACTCAAGCCCTGAGCCAAAGAGTTGATGTCATTACCTTTGAAAATGAGTTTGTGGATTTAGTCGGGTTAGAAAAACTCGCTGATGCCGGAGTGTGTTTTCGCCCCAGTTTGAGCAGTCTCGCCCCGCTGTTGGACAAATTAGAGCAACGGCAATTTTTAGAATCTTTGGGTTTAGCTATCCCGAAATTTGTGGGCGCAGATCACGTTGCAACTCTCACGGAAGTCAGCAAAACCTTTGCGTTTCCAGTGGTGGTAAAAGCGCGGCGGCATGGGTATGACGGTCAAGGTACGTTTGTAATTAAAGATGTCGGGGCCTGGGATAGTTTTTGGCAAGATCGCCCTGATTTTAATTCGTTTTTAATTGAAGCCTTTGTGCCCTTTCGCTGTGAGTTGGGGTTGATGGCGGCCCGCTCGGTCTCTGGGGAAGTTGCTTTTCATCCTTTAGTCGAAACCCAACAGGAAGATCAAGTGTGTCGTCGCGTCATTGCCCCCGGCCCCGTGAGTTCTGAGATTACCTCCCAGGCCCAGGCCATGGCCCAAACCCTTTTAGAAGCCTTAGATTTTGTCGGTATCTTGGGGATTGAGTTTTTCCTAACCGCTGACAATCAACTGCTAATCAACGAAATTGCCCCCCGCACCCACAACTCCGGCCACTACACGATTGAAGCCTGTCACACCAGTCAGTTTGCCCAACATTTACTGGCGATTACCGGCCGGGGCCTAGGCAATCCGGACTTACAATCTCCTGCCGGCGTTATGATCAACCTCTTGGGCTTTGAAACCGCCACGTCCGACTACGGTGAAAAACGCCAAACCCTGAGCCAAATTCCCCAAGCGACTGTCCATTGGTATGGTAAAACTCAAGCCTATCCAGGCCGAAAGCTGGGCCATGTAACGGTATTACTCCATAATCAAGAGCCTGAAACAATTACCAAGACCCTATCTCAGATTGAATCTATTTGGTATTCCTGA
- the ubiE gene encoding bifunctional demethylmenaquinone methyltransferase/2-methoxy-6-polyprenyl-1,4-benzoquinol methylase UbiE, with protein sequence MELTSSPTPSQVQALFNRIAPVYDPLNDWLSLGLHRVWKQMAVKWSQVQPGQSALDVCCGSGDLALLLARRVGIQGQVVGLDFSTAQLEMAKIRSRGLGQIKWIQGDALGLPFDDGSFDGATLGYGLRNVSDIPQCLSELYRVLRPGGWVAILDFSHPQELWLKNFQAWYLQQIVVPLAKTYNLTDEYTYLIPSLARYPKPPELITMAQAAGFQAVTFYPLMGGLMGVLVGQHP encoded by the coding sequence GTGGAATTAACCTCCTCCCCTACCCCTAGCCAAGTCCAGGCCCTGTTTAATCGGATTGCTCCGGTCTATGATCCCCTCAATGATTGGCTCAGTCTTGGGTTGCATCGGGTTTGGAAGCAGATGGCAGTGAAATGGTCACAGGTTCAGCCCGGCCAGTCAGCTTTGGATGTTTGTTGTGGCAGCGGTGATTTAGCCCTACTGTTAGCCCGCCGAGTTGGGATTCAGGGCCAAGTGGTGGGTTTGGATTTTTCTACGGCTCAATTGGAGATGGCCAAAATTCGTAGTCGGGGTCTGGGGCAGATCAAATGGATTCAAGGCGATGCCCTCGGATTACCTTTTGATGATGGCAGTTTTGATGGGGCAACTCTGGGTTATGGCCTGCGAAATGTCAGTGATATTCCCCAATGTCTGAGTGAGTTATATCGAGTTTTACGGCCGGGGGGCTGGGTGGCGATCTTAGATTTTAGTCATCCTCAAGAGTTATGGCTCAAGAACTTCCAGGCCTGGTATCTCCAACAGATTGTGGTTCCCTTGGCCAAAACCTATAACCTCACAGACGAATATACTTATCTGATTCCTAGCCTCGCTCGTTATCCCAAACCCCCAGAACTGATCACGATGGCTCAAGCGGCTGGATTTCAGGCAGTGACATTTTATCCCTTAATGGGCGGACTGATGGGAGTCTTGGTGGGGCAACATCCTTAG